AACCAAGAAACAAAGCTTTCTGCAAAGAAGAAAAACACAATGGCGATGACAAATAAAAACGCCATGTTAATGTAGGCAACTTTCCACGCTGATTTGGCTGCTCGATCTGGTTTTCCGGCTCCTAAATTCTGTCCCACAAGTGTTGCTGCCGAGTTTGATAGGCCCCAAGAGGGAAGTATGGTGAATATGATGATTCTAATTGCAATGGTATAGCCAGCGATTACCTCACTTCCATAAATAGAAAGTATTCTTACCAAAAATACCCAACTAGCAGATTGTATAAGGAACTGAGCAGTGCTTCCAGCCCCAATCCGTAATATGTTTACTATGATTTTTCTTGCCGGTCTAAATAAAGTTGCGGTTAGTTTAATCTTTTGATTATCACCCAATAAGGCCCAAAGTTGATATATTACGCCAACGGTTCGTCCTATTAGCGTGGCATATGCAGCACCTTCAACTCCAATTTCGAATACAGGTATAAACAAGAAGTCTAAAAATATATTTAGCACATTAGCAATGATAACTGACTTCATTGCTGTCGAGGCGTTGCCCGCTCCTCGCAGTGCACCACTCAATGTGAAAATAAGTATAATGATAGGAGCACTAATAAATTGAATTTCGGTGTATCGCACACCCGCTTCAACAACGCTGGGTTCAGCACCCATCATTTGCAATATTCTTTCAGCATTTAAATAGCCGAAAACTGCGATGACCAGACCTATTACTACTGATATTAATATTATTTGAGCAAGAGCTTTTCCGCCTTCTTCAGGGTTCTTTTCTCCTATTCTGCGTGCAATCACTGCAGATGATGCAATACTAATTCCCCAAGCTAGCGAATACACAAGTGTTAAAACAGATTC
This portion of the Spirosomataceae bacterium TFI 002 genome encodes:
- a CDS encoding putative efflux protein, MATE family; this encodes MKKILSLIKESLQHDENRDFTELSINKAIFLLSLPMVIEMSFEALFALVDAFFVARYVGIDGVATVGLTESVLTLVYSLAWGISIASSAVIARRIGEKNPEEGGKALAQIILISVVIGLVIAVFGYLNAERILQMMGAEPSVVEAGVRYTEIQFISAPIIILIFTLSGALRGAGNASTAMKSVIIANVLNIFLDFLFIPVFEIGVEGAAYATLIGRTVGVIYQLWALLGDNQKIKLTATLFRPARKIIVNILRIGAGSTAQFLIQSASWVFLVRILSIYGSEVIAGYTIAIRIIIFTILPSWGLSNSAATLVGQNLGAGKPDRAAKSAWKVAYINMAFLFVIAIVFFFFAESFVSWFDSTPRVVETGVLCLKILAIGYVFFGAGMVITQAINGAGDTAAPTVFNLICFWAIQIPLAYYLGEVVGWQEEGVFYALIISETLLAIIAIIYFKSGRWQKATV